In one window of Acidimicrobiales bacterium DNA:
- the secY gene encoding preprotein translocase subunit SecY codes for MLTTLRNVANVGRIPDLRNKILFTVGVIVMYRIGAFIPAPGINFDAIRPLQEQAEDGGVLNFLQLFSGGALTQFAIFSLGIFPYITASIIMQILGVVIPRVEQWQQQGAVGQRKINQWTRYGTIGIGLVQATGFAFLFHEGGGGLGGSGGLPDLLPNFTAPRVALVVFTLTAGTALLMWMGELVTQRGIGNGMSIIIFASVVAVLPSQLSLVQANSGWDALVGVLVMYVLLLVAIVFVEQGQRRIPVQFAKRVVGRRMTTGGSTYIPLKVNQSGVIPIIFASSVLYLPQLIAVVLPNDGWG; via the coding sequence GTGCTCACGACCTTGCGCAACGTGGCGAACGTCGGTCGGATCCCCGACCTGCGCAACAAGATCCTGTTCACGGTCGGCGTGATCGTGATGTACCGGATCGGGGCGTTCATCCCTGCGCCGGGTATCAACTTCGACGCGATCCGACCGTTGCAGGAGCAGGCCGAGGACGGCGGGGTGCTCAACTTCCTCCAGCTGTTCTCGGGCGGGGCGCTCACGCAGTTCGCGATCTTCTCGCTGGGGATCTTCCCCTACATCACCGCGTCGATCATCATGCAGATTCTCGGCGTCGTGATCCCCCGCGTGGAGCAGTGGCAACAACAGGGAGCGGTCGGCCAGCGCAAGATCAACCAGTGGACCCGCTACGGCACCATCGGCATCGGGCTCGTGCAGGCGACGGGATTCGCATTCCTCTTCCACGAGGGGGGCGGCGGGCTCGGCGGATCGGGCGGTCTGCCTGACCTCCTGCCCAACTTCACGGCCCCGCGCGTCGCCCTGGTCGTGTTCACGTTGACCGCGGGGACGGCGCTGCTGATGTGGATGGGTGAGCTCGTCACCCAGCGCGGCATCGGCAACGGGATGTCCATCATCATCTTCGCGTCGGTCGTGGCGGTCCTGCCGAGCCAGCTCAGCCTGGTGCAGGCCAACTCCGGTTGGGACGCCCTCGTCGGTGTGCTGGTGATGTATGTCCTGCTGCTCGTGGCCATCGTGTTCGTCGAGCAGGGTCAGCGCCGCATTCCCGTGCAGTTCGCGAAGCGGGTCGTCGGTCGACGGATGACCACCGGTGGTTCCACGTACATCCCGCTCAAGGTCAACCAGTCGGGCGTCATCCCGATCATCTTCGCCAGCTCGGTGCTCTACCTGCCTCAGCTGATCGCAGTGGTCCTTCCCAACGACGGGTGGGGTG
- the rpmD gene encoding 50S ribosomal protein L30: MMALRVTQIRSAIGTKPKQRGTLRALGLGRIGKNNTLPDRPEIRGMIRKVRHLVESEEVED; encoded by the coding sequence ATCATGGCCCTGCGTGTCACCCAGATCCGGTCGGCGATCGGGACCAAGCCCAAACAGCGCGGCACGCTGCGGGCCCTGGGTCTCGGCCGCATCGGAAAGAACAACACACTGCCCGACCGTCCCGAGATCCGCGGGATGATTCGCAAGGTCCGGCATCTCGTCGAGTCCGAAGAGGTCGAAGACTGA
- the rplR gene encoding 50S ribosomal protein L18, with amino-acid sequence MSDISATRRQSRLRRHRRVRKKLRGTPDRPRLSVYRSNRHMVVQIIDDIEGRTLVSASTREAALRDGPTATLEGATQLGTLVAERAKAAGIEKVVFDRGGYRYHGRIAALADAARDAGLEF; translated from the coding sequence ATGAGTGACATCTCCGCAACCCGACGTCAGAGCCGACTGCGCCGTCACCGCCGTGTCCGCAAGAAGCTGCGGGGCACGCCGGACCGTCCACGTCTGTCGGTCTACCGCTCGAACCGTCACATGGTCGTCCAGATCATCGACGACATCGAGGGTCGGACCCTCGTGTCGGCGTCGACACGTGAGGCCGCCCTGCGCGACGGTCCCACCGCCACCCTCGAGGGAGCGACACAACTCGGCACCCTCGTCGCCGAGCGGGCCAAGGCCGCCGGTATCGAAAAGGTCGTCTTCGACCGGGGCGGCTACCGCTACCACGGCCGTATCGCAGCACTGGCCGACGCGGCCCGTGATGCCGGACTGGAGTTCTGA
- a CDS encoding type Z 30S ribosomal protein S14: MAKKALINKQQRTPKFKVRAYSRCRKCGRSRAVYRKFGLCRICLRELAHAGELPGVTKASW, from the coding sequence ATGGCAAAGAAAGCCCTCATCAACAAGCAGCAGCGCACACCGAAGTTCAAGGTCCGCGCGTACAGCCGGTGTCGCAAGTGCGGCCGGTCACGTGCGGTGTACCGCAAGTTCGGACTGTGCCGGATCTGCCTCCGGGAACTCGCCCACGCGGGCGAATTGCCCGGTGTCACCAAGGCCAGCTGGTGA
- the rplE gene encoding 50S ribosomal protein L5: protein MSTATERTPRYKERFVNEIRQQLKDDLEIANIMQVPTLTKIVINIGVGEATQSARLLEGAVADLTKITGQQPIQTRAKKSIAGFRLREGVPIGAKVTMRGTRMWEFYDRLVTLAIPRIRDFRGLPNRSFDGNGNYTFGVTEQLIFPEIDYDDVDTTRGMDITLVTTATTDDEGRALLTALDFPFRRD, encoded by the coding sequence ATGAGCACCGCAACCGAGCGCACGCCGCGCTACAAGGAGCGGTTCGTCAACGAGATCCGTCAGCAACTCAAAGACGATCTCGAGATCGCCAACATCATGCAGGTCCCGACGCTGACGAAGATCGTCATCAACATCGGCGTCGGCGAGGCCACGCAGTCCGCCCGGCTCCTCGAAGGCGCCGTCGCGGATCTGACCAAGATCACCGGCCAACAGCCCATCCAGACCCGGGCAAAGAAGTCGATCGCCGGCTTCCGACTCCGTGAGGGTGTGCCGATCGGTGCCAAGGTCACGATGCGCGGGACACGCATGTGGGAGTTCTACGACCGCCTCGTGACGCTCGCCATTCCCCGTATCCGGGACTTCCGTGGTCTGCCGAACCGGTCATTCGACGGGAACGGCAACTACACCTTCGGTGTCACCGAGCAACTGATCTTCCCCGAGATCGACTACGACGATGTCGACACGACCCGGGGTATGGACATCACTCTCGTGACCACCGCCACGACCGACGACGAGGGCCGGGCTCTGCTCACCGCTCTCGACTTCCCCTTCCGCCGAGACTGA
- the rplP gene encoding 50S ribosomal protein L16, which translates to MLMPKKVRHRKQQRGRMKGASKGGTEVTFGAYGIQALEPGWITARQIEAARIAMTRHIKRGGKVWINVFPDKPVTQKPAETRMGSGKGNPEMWVAVVKPGRILFELDYNDPAVARAAIERAIQKLPIKARFVERREGF; encoded by the coding sequence ATGCTGATGCCGAAGAAGGTGCGTCACCGCAAGCAGCAGCGCGGTCGCATGAAGGGTGCCTCCAAGGGGGGTACCGAGGTCACGTTCGGCGCCTACGGGATCCAGGCTCTCGAGCCGGGGTGGATCACCGCCCGCCAGATCGAGGCCGCGCGTATCGCCATGACACGTCACATCAAGCGTGGCGGCAAGGTCTGGATCAACGTGTTCCCGGACAAGCCCGTCACCCAGAAGCCCGCCGAGACCCGGATGGGTTCGGGCAAGGGCAACCCGGAGATGTGGGTCGCGGTCGTCAAGCCCGGCCGGATCCTCTTCGAGCTGGACTACAACGACCCCGCGGTGGCTCGCGCCGCAATCGAGCGGGCGATTCAGAAGCTGCCGATCAAGGCCCGTTTCGTCGAACGTCGGGAGGGTTTCTGA
- the rplN gene encoding 50S ribosomal protein L14 produces the protein MIQQETRLRVADNSGAREVLCIKVLGGSKRRYASIGDIFVATVKDALPGAAVKRGDVVKCVVVRTRKERRRPDGSYIRFDDNAAVLINDQSQPRGTRIFGPVGRELREKQFMRIVSLAPEVL, from the coding sequence ATGATCCAACAGGAGACACGCCTGCGCGTCGCCGACAACTCCGGCGCCCGCGAGGTTCTGTGCATCAAGGTTCTCGGTGGCTCCAAGCGCCGGTACGCATCGATCGGTGACATCTTCGTCGCCACGGTCAAAGACGCCCTGCCCGGCGCCGCCGTCAAGCGCGGTGACGTCGTGAAGTGCGTCGTGGTGCGGACCCGCAAGGAACGCCGCCGCCCCGACGGCAGCTACATCCGCTTCGACGACAACGCCGCCGTCCTCATCAACGACCAGAGTCAGCCGCGTGGCACGCGCATCTTCGGCCCGGTCGGTCGTGAGCTGCGTGAGAAGCAGTTCATGCGCATCGTCTCACTCGCTCCGGAGGTGCTCTGA
- the rpsH gene encoding 30S ribosomal protein S8: MSMTDPVADMLTRIRNANVAMHDDVTMPSSKLKESLAEVLKREGYITDFRTADRTDGPGKTLTIDMKYSPERERVISGIKRISKPGLRVYTKADGVPRVLGGIGVAVVSTSRGLMSDREARKRRVGGEVLCYVW, from the coding sequence ATGTCAATGACTGATCCCGTCGCCGACATGCTGACCCGCATCCGCAACGCCAATGTGGCGATGCACGATGACGTCACCATGCCGTCCTCGAAGCTCAAGGAATCTCTCGCCGAGGTCCTCAAGCGCGAGGGTTACATCACCGACTTCCGCACAGCGGACCGCACCGACGGTCCGGGCAAGACGCTGACCATCGACATGAAGTACTCGCCCGAGCGCGAGCGCGTCATCTCCGGTATCAAGCGGATCTCCAAGCCCGGCCTGCGGGTGTACACCAAGGCCGACGGCGTGCCCCGCGTCCTCGGTGGCATCGGTGTCGCCGTCGTCTCGACCAGCAGAGGACTCATGTCCGACCGCGAGGCGCGCAAGCGCCGCGTGGGCGGCGAAGTCCTCTGTTACGTCTGGTAG
- the rplO gene encoding 50S ribosomal protein L15 has protein sequence MKIHDLVPAEGSRKRPKRVARGIGGKGGKTAGRGHKGQKARSKVPVGFEGGQMPLFKRVPKLRGFTNPFRVEYQAINLDTISESGLDDVTPEALRSKGLIGKDVLVKVLGRGEIDRAVTVKAHAFSASAESAITAAGGTVEVLPLPWGDRRPPAKGNAHTNR, from the coding sequence ATGAAGATCCACGATCTGGTGCCCGCCGAGGGTTCCCGCAAGCGGCCCAAGCGGGTCGCGCGCGGTATCGGCGGAAAGGGCGGCAAGACCGCCGGTCGCGGCCACAAGGGACAGAAGGCGCGTTCGAAGGTGCCCGTCGGCTTCGAGGGCGGCCAGATGCCGCTGTTCAAGCGCGTGCCCAAGCTGCGCGGCTTCACCAACCCGTTCCGCGTCGAGTACCAGGCGATCAACCTGGACACGATCAGCGAGTCGGGCCTCGACGACGTGACGCCCGAGGCGCTGCGTTCCAAGGGCCTGATCGGCAAGGACGTCCTCGTCAAGGTGCTCGGCCGTGGCGAGATCGACCGGGCCGTCACCGTGAAGGCGCATGCGTTCTCCGCGTCGGCCGAATCCGCCATCACCGCGGCGGGGGGTACCGTCGAGGTGCTACCCCTGCCCTGGGGCGATCGCCGTCCGCCAGCCAAGGGAAACGCCCACACCAACCGCTGA
- the rplF gene encoding 50S ribosomal protein L6, which produces MSRIGRAPIPIPSGVKVDVTGAHVKVEGPKGSLDLDVAPTIVVRVDEDTVVVERSVEEREARALHGLTRALVANMVTGVSEGFTKNLEIHGVGYRAQAKGSDALELQLGFSHPVEIKAPDGVTFEVPLPTQITVVGIDKQKVGQVAAEIRSLRKPEPYKGKGIRYAGERVIRKAGKAGK; this is translated from the coding sequence ATGTCACGCATCGGTAGAGCACCCATCCCCATCCCTTCGGGCGTCAAGGTCGACGTCACGGGCGCGCACGTGAAGGTCGAGGGCCCGAAGGGGTCACTCGATCTGGACGTCGCGCCGACGATCGTCGTGCGCGTCGACGAGGACACCGTCGTCGTCGAGCGCTCGGTGGAGGAGCGCGAGGCACGCGCACTGCACGGCCTGACCCGTGCCCTCGTCGCCAACATGGTCACCGGCGTCTCCGAGGGGTTCACCAAGAACCTCGAGATCCACGGTGTCGGTTACCGGGCGCAGGCCAAGGGTTCCGACGCCCTCGAGCTCCAACTCGGCTTCAGCCATCCGGTGGAGATCAAAGCCCCCGACGGGGTCACCTTCGAGGTCCCCCTCCCGACCCAGATCACCGTGGTCGGCATCGACAAGCAGAAGGTCGGCCAGGTGGCCGCCGAGATCCGTTCGCTGCGCAAGCCCGAGCCCTACAAGGGCAAGGGCATCCGCTACGCAGGCGAGCGGGTCATCCGTAAGGCCGGCAAGGCAGGTAAGTGA
- the rpsC gene encoding 30S ribosomal protein S3: MGQKVNPYGFRLGVTTDWKSRWFATRQEYQDFVIEDWKIRDYLMTQLPHAAISRIEVERTRDRLRIDVHTARPGIVIGRRGSEADRLRAGLTEITGNHRVQLNIQEIKQPELDAALIAQGIADQLAGRVAFRRAMKRAVQNAQKAGAQGIRVQCSGRLGGSEMSRTEWYREGRVPLHTLRADIDYGLREAHTSAGRIGVKVWIYKGQILPYKTQAEDKISMEAAMAVGETSGQTKPRPVVSSAARGRPETNKDEAPEQPDAPTEEPELKPLVKEADAEFERLLEQEEEIERASKDKGETPHFRPGEAD, translated from the coding sequence ATGGGACAGAAGGTCAATCCGTACGGCTTCCGCCTCGGTGTCACCACGGACTGGAAGTCGCGGTGGTTCGCCACCCGGCAGGAGTACCAGGACTTCGTGATCGAGGACTGGAAGATCCGCGACTACCTGATGACGCAGCTTCCGCACGCCGCGATCAGCCGTATCGAGGTGGAGCGAACCCGTGACCGGCTCCGGATCGACGTGCACACAGCGCGTCCGGGCATCGTCATCGGTCGCCGTGGCAGCGAGGCCGACCGCCTGCGTGCCGGTCTCACCGAGATCACCGGCAACCACCGCGTCCAGCTGAACATCCAGGAGATCAAGCAGCCCGAGCTCGACGCCGCGCTGATCGCCCAGGGGATCGCCGACCAGTTGGCCGGCCGTGTCGCCTTCCGACGTGCCATGAAGCGCGCCGTGCAGAACGCACAGAAGGCCGGCGCCCAGGGCATCCGGGTCCAGTGTTCGGGTCGTCTCGGCGGTTCGGAGATGTCGCGCACCGAGTGGTACCGCGAGGGTCGTGTCCCTCTCCACACGCTGCGCGCCGACATCGACTACGGCCTGCGTGAGGCCCACACGAGCGCCGGTCGCATCGGTGTGAAGGTCTGGATCTACAAGGGTCAGATCCTTCCCTACAAGACCCAGGCCGAGGACAAGATCTCCATGGAGGCCGCGATGGCCGTCGGGGAGACCTCGGGGCAGACCAAGCCGCGCCCGGTCGTGTCCTCGGCGGCGCGTGGGCGCCCCGAGACGAACAAGGACGAGGCCCCCGAGCAGCCCGACGCCCCCACCGAGGAGCCGGAACTCAAGCCGCTCGTCAAAGAAGCCGACGCCGAATTCGAGCGACTCCTCGAGCAGGAAGAGGAGATCGAGCGCGCCTCCAAGGACAAGGGCGAGACGCCGCACTTCCGCCCAGGGGAGGCCGACTGA
- the rpsE gene encoding 30S ribosomal protein S5 — protein sequence MSNRDIPNEGQLRDSRVININRVAKVVKGGRRFSFTALVVIGDGAGRVGLGYGKAKEVPLAIQKGTEEAKQELFAVPMAGSTIVHPVIGELGAGRVMLKPAAPGTGVIAGGAARAILEEAGIHDVLCKSLGSANHINVARATIAGLRALKRPDEIGRLRGLDPVEFIPKGLLDAYRESEREARAARGA from the coding sequence ATGAGTAACAGAGACATCCCCAACGAGGGACAGCTCCGCGACTCGCGGGTCATCAACATCAACCGCGTCGCGAAGGTCGTCAAGGGCGGTCGTCGTTTCTCGTTCACGGCGCTGGTCGTGATCGGTGACGGCGCCGGACGCGTCGGCCTCGGTTACGGGAAGGCCAAGGAGGTGCCCCTCGCGATCCAGAAGGGCACCGAGGAGGCCAAGCAGGAGCTGTTCGCGGTTCCGATGGCCGGTTCGACGATCGTGCATCCCGTCATCGGCGAGCTCGGTGCGGGCCGGGTCATGCTCAAGCCCGCCGCACCGGGTACCGGCGTCATCGCCGGTGGTGCGGCCCGCGCCATCCTCGAAGAGGCCGGCATCCACGACGTCCTGTGCAAGTCGCTCGGTTCGGCCAACCACATCAACGTCGCACGTGCGACGATCGCCGGCCTGCGTGCGCTCAAGCGTCCCGACGAGATCGGTCGACTGCGCGGACTCGACCCGGTCGAGTTCATTCCCAAGGGCCTGCTCGACGCCTACCGTGAGTCCGAGCGCGAGGCCCGCGCGGCGCGGGGGGCCTGA
- the rpsQ gene encoding 30S ribosomal protein S17, whose amino-acid sequence MASEAAETRPNARKVREGVVVSVKMDKTVVVATIDRVRHRRYNKTVQREKRLYVHDEENTLREGDRVRVAETRPLSKNKRWRLVEILERAR is encoded by the coding sequence ATGGCTTCCGAAGCCGCCGAGACGCGGCCGAACGCGCGCAAGGTCCGTGAGGGGGTGGTCGTGTCCGTCAAGATGGACAAGACCGTCGTCGTCGCGACCATCGACCGTGTCCGGCACCGTCGTTACAACAAGACAGTCCAGCGCGAGAAGCGTCTCTACGTCCATGACGAGGAGAACACGCTGCGCGAGGGCGATCGTGTCCGTGTCGCCGAGACCCGTCCCTTGTCGAAGAACAAGCGCTGGCGTCTCGTCGAGATCCTCGAAAGGGCACGGTGA
- the rpmC gene encoding 50S ribosomal protein L29 — translation MARSNALESMSDADLVAALDEAKDDLLNLRFQNVTGQLDNNARLGQVRRHVARLMTELREREIEAAEAVEHEEIS, via the coding sequence ATGGCACGCTCCAACGCACTCGAGTCGATGTCGGACGCGGATCTCGTCGCCGCACTCGATGAGGCCAAGGACGACCTGTTGAACCTCCGGTTCCAGAACGTGACCGGTCAGCTCGACAACAACGCCCGTCTCGGCCAGGTCCGTCGCCACGTCGCGCGGCTCATGACCGAGCTGCGCGAGCGCGAGATCGAGGCGGCCGAGGCCGTCGAGCACGAGGAGATCAGCTGA
- the rplX gene encoding 50S ribosomal protein L24 yields MMAKIRKGDRVIVLAGKDRGREGVVSAVDPRAGTVIVDGVNVVRKHQKPGAAGARDAMQGGIIDKDMPMPVSRVAVVSPGDGKATRVGFRFDGDGTKVRICKRTGVDIP; encoded by the coding sequence CTGATGGCGAAGATCCGCAAGGGTGACCGCGTCATCGTTCTCGCCGGCAAGGACCGTGGCCGCGAAGGCGTCGTGTCCGCGGTCGACCCTCGCGCCGGCACCGTGATCGTCGACGGCGTCAACGTGGTGCGCAAGCACCAGAAGCCGGGCGCCGCCGGAGCACGTGACGCCATGCAGGGCGGGATCATCGACAAGGACATGCCCATGCCCGTCTCGCGGGTGGCGGTCGTGAGCCCCGGTGACGGCAAGGCGACCCGCGTCGGCTTCCGCTTCGACGGCGACGGCACGAAGGTACGCATCTGCAAGCGCACGGGGGTGGACATCCCATGA